The proteins below come from a single Beutenbergia cavernae DSM 12333 genomic window:
- a CDS encoding GNAT family N-acetyltransferase, whose protein sequence is MSFTPTITRYWQTPFAHGEVLPGEGRFSLTINADLGEDRRVTVLTTSDGTVRAAVTPALAERAGLATGTFSASSFRARLAETGITVHDPDNLFYFPESEHAALQREAAADGVRRLTASDGAAFAAFEAAAPEADRDDAFVELDHWAVVGAFAAGRLVSAASAYPWRDAPVADIGVLTVPDSRGRGHARAVVRALSAYALGEGYEPQYRCQLDNVASAATARRAGLTLFGTWEVVSPDSA, encoded by the coding sequence ATGTCCTTCACGCCCACGATCACGCGGTACTGGCAGACGCCTTTCGCCCACGGCGAGGTGCTGCCGGGCGAGGGCCGCTTCTCCCTGACGATCAACGCGGACCTCGGCGAGGACAGGCGGGTGACGGTGCTCACGACGTCGGACGGCACGGTCCGAGCCGCCGTGACGCCGGCGCTCGCCGAACGCGCCGGCCTCGCCACCGGGACGTTCTCGGCGTCGTCCTTCCGAGCGAGGCTCGCGGAAACCGGGATCACCGTCCACGACCCCGACAACCTCTTCTACTTCCCGGAGTCCGAGCACGCCGCGCTGCAGCGGGAGGCGGCGGCCGACGGCGTCCGCCGGTTGACCGCGAGCGACGGCGCCGCCTTCGCCGCCTTCGAAGCGGCGGCTCCGGAGGCTGACCGGGACGACGCCTTCGTCGAGCTGGACCACTGGGCGGTGGTCGGGGCCTTCGCGGCCGGCCGGCTCGTCAGCGCCGCGAGCGCGTACCCCTGGCGCGACGCGCCGGTCGCGGACATCGGAGTCCTGACCGTCCCGGACTCCCGCGGACGCGGACACGCCCGCGCCGTCGTGCGTGCGCTGAGCGCGTACGCGCTGGGCGAGGGCTACGAGCCGCAGTACCGCTGCCAGCTCGACAACGTCGCCTCAGCGGCCACCGCGCGACGCGCCGGCCTGACGCTGTTCGGCACGTGGGAGGTCGTCTCCCCCGACTCGGCCTGA
- a CDS encoding alpha-galactosidase encodes MSRVVSHPAPSDVPDAVQLSAGGTGVVLDLAGGRLPRVLHWGRDVGRLPPTEIDDLRRASVPPQVSGWVDVDVPLGLLPEQSAGWLGTPGLTGHRAGRDFSTAFVTTAVDVTEPADDPTIAHRVRVSARDAVADLDLELDLELTRSGVLRLRARVTNTGDDVFDLATLDLALPVPTEAAELLDLTGRHLRERSMQRGPFTLGTHLRESRRAAGHDASLVLAAGEPGFGWRHGDVWGVHVAWSGNTRTYAERTNHGESFLAGGELLLAGEVRLHRGERYETPWLYASRGTGLDDLAARFHDFLRARPEHPRSPRPVTLNVWEAVYFDHDLPRLLELARIAADVGVERYVLDDGWFRHRRNDSAGLGDWYVDEGVWPDGLAPIVDAVHELGMQFGLWFEPEMINPDSDLARAHPEWIMAPGDRLPVPARRQQVLNLSIPEAYEHVRSRMLAILDEYRIDYIKWDHNRPLVEAATRATGQPAVHAQTLATYRLIDELKAAHPGLEIESCSGGGGRADLGILARTDRIWASDCIDPLERQQIEAGTSLLLPPELVGSHVASPVSHTTGRSHSLDFRAGTAFFSHLGIEWDVTKADDADRARLAAWVATHQAHRHLLHTGRVVHADQPNPALWVHGVVAADAAEAIFAVVALATGVASPPGRVRIPGLAPDARYRVAPLPPGDYDDPRVRWHQPSWWADGVTLAGVVLAEVGIQVPALLPEQQALLHLERV; translated from the coding sequence GTGTCCCGCGTCGTGTCCCACCCCGCCCCGTCCGACGTTCCCGACGCCGTCCAGCTCAGCGCAGGCGGCACCGGCGTCGTCCTCGACCTCGCCGGAGGCCGGCTGCCGCGGGTGCTGCACTGGGGCCGCGACGTCGGCCGGCTCCCCCCCACGGAGATCGACGACCTGCGCCGCGCGAGCGTCCCGCCCCAGGTCTCCGGCTGGGTCGACGTCGACGTCCCGCTCGGGCTGCTGCCCGAGCAGAGCGCCGGCTGGCTCGGCACCCCCGGACTCACCGGTCACCGCGCGGGCCGCGACTTCTCGACGGCGTTCGTCACCACCGCCGTCGACGTCACCGAGCCCGCGGACGACCCCACGATCGCCCACCGCGTCCGCGTGAGCGCCCGGGACGCCGTCGCCGATCTCGACCTCGAGCTCGACCTCGAGCTGACCCGGTCGGGCGTGCTGCGCCTCCGTGCTCGGGTGACGAACACCGGCGACGACGTCTTCGACCTCGCCACGCTCGACCTCGCGCTGCCGGTGCCGACCGAGGCGGCGGAGCTGCTCGACCTCACAGGCCGGCACCTGCGGGAACGCTCGATGCAGCGCGGCCCGTTCACGCTCGGGACGCACCTGCGGGAGTCGCGGCGCGCCGCCGGCCACGACGCCAGCCTCGTGCTGGCCGCCGGCGAGCCGGGCTTCGGGTGGCGGCACGGCGATGTGTGGGGCGTGCACGTCGCGTGGTCGGGCAACACCCGCACCTACGCGGAGCGCACGAACCACGGCGAGTCGTTCCTCGCCGGCGGCGAGCTCCTCCTCGCGGGCGAGGTGCGGCTGCACCGCGGCGAGCGGTACGAGACACCGTGGCTGTACGCCTCACGCGGCACCGGCCTCGACGACCTGGCGGCGCGCTTCCACGACTTCCTGCGCGCCCGGCCCGAGCACCCCCGCTCGCCGCGGCCGGTCACGCTCAACGTCTGGGAGGCGGTCTACTTCGACCACGACCTGCCCCGGCTCCTCGAGCTCGCCCGGATCGCCGCCGACGTGGGCGTCGAGCGGTACGTGCTCGACGACGGCTGGTTCCGCCACCGCCGCAACGACTCCGCCGGCCTGGGCGACTGGTACGTCGACGAGGGCGTGTGGCCGGACGGCCTCGCGCCGATCGTCGACGCCGTGCACGAGCTGGGGATGCAGTTCGGCCTGTGGTTCGAGCCCGAGATGATCAACCCCGACTCGGACCTCGCCCGCGCCCACCCCGAGTGGATCATGGCTCCGGGCGACCGCCTGCCGGTGCCGGCGCGGCGGCAGCAGGTCCTCAACCTCTCGATCCCCGAGGCGTACGAGCACGTCCGGTCGAGGATGCTCGCGATCCTCGACGAGTACCGGATCGACTACATCAAGTGGGACCACAACCGCCCGCTCGTCGAAGCGGCGACCCGCGCCACCGGGCAGCCAGCCGTGCACGCCCAGACGCTCGCCACGTACCGGCTCATCGACGAGCTCAAGGCGGCCCACCCCGGCCTGGAGATCGAGTCGTGCTCCGGCGGCGGCGGGCGGGCCGACCTCGGGATCCTCGCGCGCACCGACCGGATCTGGGCGTCCGACTGCATCGATCCGCTCGAGCGGCAGCAGATCGAGGCGGGAACGTCCCTGCTCCTCCCGCCCGAGCTCGTGGGCTCGCACGTCGCCTCCCCGGTCAGCCACACGACCGGCCGGTCGCACTCCCTCGACTTCCGCGCCGGGACGGCGTTCTTCTCCCACCTCGGCATCGAGTGGGACGTGACGAAGGCCGACGACGCCGACCGCGCTCGCCTCGCCGCGTGGGTCGCCACGCACCAGGCCCACCGGCACCTCCTGCACACCGGCCGCGTCGTCCACGCGGACCAGCCGAACCCGGCGCTGTGGGTGCACGGCGTCGTCGCCGCGGACGCCGCCGAGGCGATCTTCGCCGTCGTCGCCCTCGCCACCGGTGTCGCGTCCCCGCCCGGCCGGGTCCGGATCCCCGGTCTCGCGCCCGATGCGCGGTACCGCGTCGCCCCGCTGCCGCCGGGCGACTACGACGACCCCCGGGTGCGGTGGCACCAGCCGTCCTGGTGGGCCGACGGCGTCACGCTGGCCGGCGTCGTCCTCGCCGAGGTCGGGATCCAGGTACCCGCCCTCCTTCCCGAGCAGCAGGCGCTGCTCCACCTCGAACGGGTCTGA
- a CDS encoding DUF1801 domain-containing protein codes for MAAKQPAMSPSDLPVEEVLDRASGPRRAEADELLAMLGEVSGEEPVVWAGRIIGFGEYAYSYESGHRGRAPRLAFAPGPRQHTIYLPDDFSERWPDLVAGLGPHRASKVCLYLTRLTGVNRDALRTLLERTLADTRA; via the coding sequence ATGGCAGCGAAGCAGCCGGCGATGTCGCCGTCGGACCTCCCGGTCGAGGAGGTGCTCGACCGCGCCAGCGGCCCTCGGCGGGCCGAGGCCGACGAGCTGCTCGCGATGCTCGGCGAGGTCAGCGGGGAGGAGCCGGTCGTGTGGGCGGGCCGCATCATCGGGTTCGGCGAGTACGCCTACTCCTACGAGAGCGGGCACCGGGGTCGAGCCCCGCGGCTCGCGTTCGCGCCGGGTCCCCGGCAGCACACGATCTACCTCCCCGACGACTTCTCGGAGCGCTGGCCCGACCTCGTGGCGGGGCTCGGGCCGCACCGCGCGAGCAAGGTCTGCCTCTACCTCACGCGGTTGACGGGAGTGAACCGGGACGCGCTGCGCACGCTGCTGGAGCGCACGCTCGCCGACACACGCGCCTGA
- a CDS encoding carbohydrate ABC transporter permease has translation MATTTALPGSGVDTSAGPRPRGPRPGRVVAWICLVLILLVTLVPFYWMLRTAFSTNGVLSAEPGNLLPAGFTLDAFRRVFGLTTLEENLAQGGAGSALNFWVYLRNSVVVSTLITVGQITFSAMAAYAFSRLVWRGRNAVFALFLSALMVPGIFTAIPNFVLVKELGLLNTYAGIVLPTFFMTPFAIFFLRQFFLGIPREIEEAALIDGAGRARVFARIIVPMSSAPIMTLAVLTYIAAWNEYLWPLLVGQADNVRVLTVALGIFRSQTPNGTPDWSGLMAGTLVSALPIIVLFCVLGRRIVNSIGFSGIK, from the coding sequence ATGGCTACCACCACAGCACTGCCGGGCTCCGGCGTCGACACGTCCGCCGGTCCCCGCCCGCGGGGCCCGAGGCCGGGGCGCGTCGTCGCCTGGATCTGCCTGGTCCTCATCCTCCTCGTGACCCTCGTGCCGTTCTACTGGATGCTGCGCACGGCGTTCTCGACGAACGGCGTCCTCTCGGCCGAACCCGGCAACCTCCTGCCGGCCGGGTTCACGCTCGACGCGTTCCGCCGCGTCTTCGGGCTGACGACGCTGGAGGAGAACCTCGCCCAGGGCGGCGCCGGCTCCGCCCTCAACTTCTGGGTGTACCTGCGCAACTCGGTCGTCGTCTCCACGCTCATCACCGTCGGCCAGATCACGTTCTCGGCGATGGCCGCGTACGCGTTCAGCCGGCTCGTCTGGCGCGGGCGGAACGCCGTGTTCGCGCTGTTCCTCTCCGCGCTCATGGTGCCGGGCATCTTCACGGCGATCCCGAACTTCGTGCTCGTCAAGGAGCTCGGACTGCTCAACACGTATGCGGGCATCGTGCTGCCGACGTTCTTCATGACGCCGTTCGCGATCTTCTTCCTCCGGCAGTTCTTCCTCGGCATCCCCCGGGAGATCGAGGAGGCCGCGCTCATCGACGGCGCGGGTCGGGCTCGCGTGTTCGCGCGCATCATCGTGCCGATGAGCTCGGCTCCGATCATGACGCTCGCGGTGCTGACGTACATCGCGGCGTGGAACGAGTACCTGTGGCCGCTGCTGGTCGGGCAGGCGGACAACGTGCGCGTCCTCACGGTCGCGCTCGGCATCTTCCGGTCGCAGACGCCGAACGGCACGCCCGACTGGTCCGGCCTCATGGCCGGGACGCTCGTCTCCGCGTTGCCGATCATCGTGCTGTTCTGCGTGCTCGGGCGACGCATCGTCAACTCCATCGGCTTCAGCGGGATCAAGTGA
- a CDS encoding pyridoxal phosphate-dependent aminotransferase — protein MSTPRWVDVARAAGLMGDDGVPRPTIFAEMSALATATGSLNLGQGFPDVDGPAWIRAAAMRAIDDGANQYPPGPGIPELRHAVARHQHRHYGIDLDPDRQVLVTTGATEALAAAVLALAGPGDEVLTLEPYYDSYAATIALAGATHTTAPLVATPDGFRLDVAALRAAVTPRTRVILLNTPHNPTGTVLTRDELEAVAALAREADAVVVTDEVYEHLTYDDARHVPIATLPGMAERTLTISSSGKTFSLTGWKIGWVSGPAPLVDAVRTVKQFLTYVSGAPFQPAIARALDDDDAPRELAASLAARRDLLCAGLRDVGFDVVVPAGTYFVLADAAPLGWTDGAALARAMPERAGVVCVPVSAFCRTDDAVATALRSWVRFTFVKSEDVLRDAVERLHALRG, from the coding sequence GTGAGCACACCACGCTGGGTCGACGTCGCCCGTGCCGCCGGCCTCATGGGCGACGACGGCGTCCCGCGGCCCACGATCTTCGCCGAGATGAGCGCCCTCGCCACGGCCACGGGATCGCTCAACCTCGGCCAGGGCTTCCCGGACGTCGACGGCCCGGCGTGGATCCGCGCGGCAGCGATGCGCGCCATCGACGACGGCGCGAACCAGTACCCGCCCGGCCCCGGCATCCCGGAGCTGCGCCACGCCGTCGCCCGGCACCAGCACCGGCACTACGGGATCGACCTCGACCCCGACCGCCAGGTGCTCGTGACGACCGGGGCCACGGAGGCGCTCGCCGCCGCGGTGCTCGCTCTCGCCGGCCCCGGCGACGAGGTGCTGACGCTCGAGCCGTACTACGACTCGTACGCGGCCACGATCGCCCTCGCCGGCGCCACGCACACCACGGCGCCGCTCGTCGCGACGCCGGACGGGTTCCGGCTCGACGTCGCGGCCCTCCGAGCGGCAGTGACGCCGCGCACGCGCGTGATCCTCCTCAACACCCCGCACAACCCGACCGGGACGGTGCTCACCCGCGACGAGCTGGAGGCGGTGGCGGCCCTCGCGCGCGAGGCGGACGCCGTCGTCGTCACCGACGAGGTGTACGAGCACCTCACGTACGACGACGCCCGCCACGTCCCGATCGCCACGCTCCCGGGCATGGCGGAGCGCACGCTCACGATCTCGTCCTCCGGCAAGACGTTCTCGCTCACGGGCTGGAAGATCGGCTGGGTGAGCGGGCCGGCCCCGCTCGTCGACGCGGTCCGCACGGTCAAGCAGTTCCTCACCTACGTCTCGGGCGCGCCGTTCCAGCCGGCGATCGCCCGGGCGCTGGACGACGACGACGCGCCGCGCGAGCTCGCCGCCAGCCTCGCCGCACGCCGCGACCTGCTCTGTGCCGGCCTGCGGGACGTGGGGTTCGACGTCGTCGTGCCGGCCGGCACGTACTTCGTGCTGGCCGACGCCGCCCCGCTCGGCTGGACCGACGGCGCCGCCCTCGCCCGAGCGATGCCCGAGCGGGCGGGCGTCGTGTGCGTCCCCGTGAGCGCGTTCTGCCGGACCGACGACGCCGTCGCGACGGCGTTGCGCTCGTGGGTGCGGTTCACGTTCGTCAAGAGCGAGGACGTGCTGCGCGACGCCGTCGAGCGCCTGCACGCGCTCCGCGGCTGA
- a CDS encoding MFS transporter, translated as MSHRAEEPPAPPSEVAGAPGRRSAGGPAGTSPTVQLALATVGFAVNFWAWALISPLGAAYKEDLGLTDVEQSIVVAIPVIVGSLGRIPVGALTDRLGAHVMFPVVSVLTIVPVLFIALVADSLAMLVIGGFLLGIGGTAFAVGVPFVNAWYPPARRGTAIGIFGMGMGGTAISAFTTLRLAETWGRATPFVVVAVVLAVFAVVAWLLLRDAPGRSVAPAGGMLARTWATLRLKGTMPLAWLYAVGFGGFVAFSVYLPTFLVNAYDLTPSDAALRTAGFVVLAVVMRPVGGALSDRLGAIGVSVVCFGVVAVLAGVVALGPALVPLGTIGFLGLAAALGASSGATFALVAKVAPADKVGGVTGLVGAAGGLGGFIPPLIMGAVYQLDGTYGLGLGLLALTALLTVFFTLGPVRRAARPS; from the coding sequence ATGTCGCACCGCGCCGAGGAGCCGCCCGCGCCGCCGTCGGAGGTCGCCGGTGCGCCGGGCCGGAGGTCGGCCGGCGGCCCGGCCGGGACGTCGCCCACCGTCCAGCTCGCGCTCGCCACCGTCGGGTTCGCCGTCAACTTCTGGGCGTGGGCACTGATCAGCCCGCTGGGGGCGGCGTACAAGGAGGACCTCGGCCTCACCGACGTCGAGCAGTCCATCGTCGTCGCGATCCCGGTCATCGTGGGCTCGCTCGGTCGCATCCCCGTCGGCGCGCTCACCGACCGGCTCGGCGCCCACGTGATGTTCCCCGTCGTCAGCGTGCTGACGATCGTCCCGGTCCTGTTCATCGCCCTCGTCGCCGACTCGCTCGCCATGCTCGTGATCGGGGGCTTCCTGCTCGGCATCGGCGGCACGGCGTTCGCCGTCGGCGTCCCGTTCGTCAACGCCTGGTACCCGCCGGCGCGACGCGGCACGGCGATCGGCATCTTCGGGATGGGCATGGGCGGCACCGCGATCTCCGCCTTCACCACGCTGCGGCTCGCCGAGACGTGGGGGCGGGCGACGCCGTTCGTCGTCGTCGCCGTCGTCCTGGCGGTGTTCGCCGTGGTCGCCTGGCTCCTCCTGCGCGACGCCCCGGGCCGCTCGGTCGCGCCCGCCGGGGGGATGCTCGCGCGCACGTGGGCGACGCTGCGCCTCAAGGGCACGATGCCCCTCGCGTGGCTGTACGCCGTCGGGTTCGGCGGCTTCGTGGCGTTCTCCGTGTACCTCCCGACGTTCCTCGTCAACGCGTATGACCTGACGCCGTCCGACGCCGCCCTCCGCACCGCCGGCTTCGTCGTGCTCGCGGTCGTCATGCGCCCGGTCGGCGGGGCGCTGTCGGACCGGCTCGGGGCCATCGGCGTGTCGGTGGTGTGCTTCGGCGTCGTCGCCGTGCTGGCGGGAGTCGTGGCGCTCGGCCCCGCGCTCGTCCCGCTCGGCACGATCGGCTTCCTCGGGCTGGCGGCGGCGCTCGGTGCGTCGTCCGGAGCGACGTTCGCCCTCGTGGCGAAGGTGGCCCCGGCGGACAAGGTCGGCGGTGTCACGGGGCTCGTCGGCGCGGCGGGCGGTCTCGGCGGGTTCATCCCGCCCCTCATCATGGGTGCGGTGTACCAGCTCGACGGGACCTACGGCCTCGGGCTCGGTCTGCTCGCCCTGACGGCGTTGCTCACCGTGTTCTTCACGCTGGGTCCCGTCCGCCGGGCCGCCCGCCCCTCGTGA
- a CDS encoding type VII secretion target, translating to MSEFYVEPESLRRYAHQVSDHARAAEAAAAYADSWLVEACAVGVLFDQFDDARCDVADLASATFRSLSEALQASGDELAASADYYATTDEDQAAEHDGALPDGGETDGEHSGAGVTAGAGSRD from the coding sequence ATGAGCGAGTTCTACGTCGAACCCGAGTCGTTGCGCCGTTACGCGCACCAGGTCTCGGACCACGCCCGTGCGGCCGAGGCCGCTGCCGCCTACGCGGACTCCTGGCTCGTGGAGGCCTGCGCCGTCGGCGTGCTGTTCGACCAGTTCGACGACGCCCGGTGCGACGTGGCGGACCTCGCGTCCGCGACGTTCCGCTCCCTCTCCGAGGCGCTGCAGGCCTCCGGTGACGAGCTCGCGGCGTCGGCCGACTACTACGCGACCACCGACGAGGACCAGGCTGCCGAGCACGACGGCGCCCTCCCGGACGGCGGTGAGACGGATGGGGAGCACAGCGGCGCTGGTGTCACCGCAGGAGCCGGAAGTCGAGACTGA
- the mobA gene encoding molybdenum cofactor guanylyltransferase encodes MSAVSAVDAVVLAGGRSARLGVDKAGLQLHGLPLLDHVLAATAGARRTVVVGPPDVARPGLLLAREEPSFGGPVAGIAAGLAAFESADGADGSSPAPLVLVLACDVPRAAEAVAHLLAAAAHLAPENDGMFLESRGRDQWLVGVYRRASLDRALRELGAPGSVHGVSVRALVERLACVRVPDPEHASADVDTWDDLGRAIRHDGRE; translated from the coding sequence GTGAGCGCCGTCAGCGCCGTCGACGCCGTCGTCCTCGCCGGCGGGCGCTCCGCCCGGCTCGGCGTCGACAAGGCCGGCCTGCAGCTGCACGGACTCCCGCTGCTCGACCACGTGCTCGCCGCCACGGCCGGAGCCCGGCGCACGGTCGTCGTCGGCCCACCGGACGTCGCGCGCCCCGGTCTGCTGCTGGCGCGCGAGGAGCCGTCGTTCGGCGGACCGGTCGCCGGGATCGCCGCCGGTTTGGCCGCGTTCGAGAGCGCGGACGGCGCGGACGGTTCCTCGCCCGCGCCGCTCGTGCTCGTGCTCGCGTGCGACGTCCCACGCGCGGCCGAGGCGGTGGCCCACCTGCTCGCCGCGGCGGCCCACCTCGCGCCCGAGAACGACGGCATGTTCCTCGAGTCCCGCGGCCGCGACCAGTGGCTGGTCGGGGTGTACCGCCGGGCGTCGCTGGACCGGGCGCTGCGCGAGCTCGGCGCGCCGGGCTCGGTCCACGGCGTCAGCGTGCGGGCGCTCGTCGAGCGGTTGGCCTGCGTGCGCGTGCCCGACCCCGAGCACGCGAGCGCCGACGTCGACACCTGGGACGATCTGGGTCGCGCCATCCGGCACGACGGACGGGAGTGA
- a CDS encoding DUF6457 domain-containing protein: MSDLDDWVDALAAELGVPREAVDVPAILDLARDAAHRVVRPAAPVSTYVAGYAAGLTAGSAARPEPTAPPTQGTPLERARDLALRWPTASAEDASPM, translated from the coding sequence TTGAGCGACCTCGACGACTGGGTGGACGCGCTGGCCGCGGAGCTGGGCGTGCCGCGCGAGGCGGTGGACGTGCCGGCGATCCTCGATCTCGCGCGGGACGCCGCGCACCGCGTCGTGCGGCCCGCGGCGCCCGTCAGCACGTACGTCGCCGGCTACGCGGCCGGCCTCACCGCGGGGAGCGCCGCCCGGCCGGAGCCGACGGCCCCGCCGACCCAGGGGACCCCGCTCGAACGAGCACGCGACCTGGCGCTGCGCTGGCCGACCGCCTCTGCCGAGGACGCAAGTCCGATGTAA
- a CDS encoding ROK family transcriptional regulator — protein MPPIQPTPSAHRATGWVEPEGTAHAVALEVLLAGPLSRAELARRMNLSQASLSRLTKPLLAGGLLVEAGADPGPGRVGRPGRPLDVVPDSHHFVGVKITGTDVHGVLTTLRCEEVARADAPLAGHDVADVVATVASVVARLAEHAPAVTGLGLSVGGRVRDGRVVQDAMFLEWDEVHLADELERATGFPAVVGNDLAALAQAELWFGAGRGWDTFAVLTIGAGVGFGLVAERRVITSDDAGVGLVGHIPLEPGGPQCPLGHRGCASAMLATSSVVAQASVGLGRLVTYEDVLRLAADGDPVARSVVRGSAAALGRLAALAANLTFASTIVLAGEGVGLMAVAGDVARAELDAHRHPAASPVELLVRDADFSEWARGAAAVAIQSYVLSR, from the coding sequence ATGCCGCCGATCCAGCCGACGCCGTCGGCGCACCGCGCCACGGGGTGGGTCGAGCCGGAGGGCACAGCGCACGCCGTGGCCCTGGAGGTGCTGCTCGCGGGGCCGCTCTCGCGTGCCGAGCTCGCCCGCCGGATGAATCTCTCGCAGGCGAGCCTGTCGCGGCTGACGAAGCCGTTGCTCGCCGGCGGGCTCCTCGTCGAGGCCGGCGCGGACCCGGGTCCGGGGCGGGTCGGCCGCCCCGGTCGGCCCCTCGACGTCGTCCCGGACTCCCACCACTTCGTGGGTGTCAAGATCACCGGCACGGACGTCCACGGCGTCCTGACGACGCTGCGCTGCGAGGAGGTCGCCCGTGCCGACGCGCCGCTCGCCGGGCACGACGTCGCTGACGTGGTCGCGACCGTTGCCTCCGTCGTCGCCCGCCTGGCGGAGCACGCTCCTGCCGTGACCGGGCTCGGCCTGAGCGTCGGAGGGCGGGTCCGCGACGGTCGCGTCGTGCAGGACGCGATGTTCCTCGAGTGGGACGAGGTCCACCTCGCCGACGAGCTCGAACGAGCGACAGGGTTCCCGGCGGTGGTCGGCAACGATCTCGCCGCGCTGGCGCAGGCGGAGCTGTGGTTCGGCGCCGGCCGAGGCTGGGACACGTTCGCCGTGCTGACGATCGGCGCCGGGGTCGGGTTCGGCCTCGTCGCCGAGCGACGGGTCATCACCAGCGACGATGCCGGTGTCGGACTCGTCGGGCACATCCCGCTCGAGCCGGGGGGACCGCAGTGCCCGCTCGGTCACCGCGGCTGCGCGTCGGCGATGCTCGCGACGTCGAGCGTCGTGGCGCAGGCGTCGGTCGGGCTCGGCCGGCTCGTGACGTATGAGGACGTGCTGCGACTGGCCGCCGACGGCGACCCGGTGGCCCGCTCGGTCGTCCGGGGCTCCGCCGCGGCGCTGGGTCGGCTCGCGGCGCTAGCGGCCAACCTCACGTTCGCGTCGACGATCGTGCTCGCGGGGGAGGGAGTCGGGCTCATGGCCGTCGCCGGGGACGTGGCGCGGGCGGAGCTCGACGCCCACCGGCACCCGGCCGCGAGCCCGGTCGAGCTCCTCGTGAGGGATGCCGACTTCTCCGAGTGGGCGCGGGGCGCGGCGGCCGTCGCGATCCAGTCGTACGTGCTGAGCCGCTGA
- a CDS encoding carbohydrate ABC transporter permease, which yields MAVQTSALPSTRAGTRPSRKQRPRSDWRIALAFLVPAAIGLVVFYIWPALRGLYFSFTTYQVLTPPEWVGGENYSRMFDDPLFWNALWVTAYYVLLNIGIQTLVAIAIAVLLHRLTRSTVIRGIALLPYFVANVIIALVWFFMLDFQIGIVNVALDTIGLDRMAFFGDPALAIPTIALINVWRHMGYTALLLFAGMQMINPQLYEAARVDGASELRQFFSLTLPLLRPVLAMVLIVTITGSFQVFDTVAVTTGGGPANATRVLNMYIYDLAWGQLDFGYASALAVALFVLLFTIAFVQLRLMRAGESDEN from the coding sequence ATGGCAGTCCAGACCTCGGCCCTTCCCTCGACCAGGGCCGGCACCCGACCATCGAGGAAGCAGCGCCCGCGGAGCGACTGGCGGATCGCGCTCGCGTTTCTCGTCCCGGCCGCGATCGGCCTCGTCGTGTTCTACATCTGGCCGGCGCTGCGCGGCCTCTACTTCAGCTTCACGACGTACCAGGTGCTCACCCCGCCGGAGTGGGTGGGCGGCGAGAACTACTCGCGGATGTTCGACGACCCGCTGTTCTGGAACGCGCTGTGGGTCACCGCGTACTACGTGCTCCTGAACATCGGCATCCAGACGCTCGTCGCGATCGCGATCGCCGTCCTCCTCCACCGGTTGACCCGGTCCACCGTGATTCGCGGGATCGCGCTCCTGCCCTACTTCGTCGCGAACGTGATCATCGCGCTCGTCTGGTTCTTCATGCTCGACTTCCAGATCGGGATCGTGAACGTCGCGCTGGACACGATCGGGCTCGACCGGATGGCGTTCTTCGGAGACCCGGCGCTCGCGATCCCGACGATCGCTCTCATCAACGTGTGGCGACACATGGGCTACACGGCGCTGCTGCTGTTCGCCGGCATGCAGATGATCAACCCGCAGCTCTACGAGGCGGCGCGCGTCGACGGTGCGTCCGAGCTCCGGCAGTTCTTCTCCCTCACGCTCCCGCTCCTGCGCCCGGTGCTCGCGATGGTGCTCATCGTGACGATCACCGGATCGTTCCAGGTGTTCGACACGGTCGCCGTCACCACAGGCGGTGGTCCGGCGAACGCGACCCGCGTCCTCAACATGTACATCTACGACCTCGCCTGGGGGCAGCTGGACTTCGGCTACGCGTCAGCGCTCGCCGTGGCGCTGTTCGTCCTGCTGTTCACCATCGCGTTCGTCCAGCTCCGGCTCATGCGGGCCGGCGAGTCGGACGAGAACTGA